One Spinacia oleracea cultivar Varoflay chromosome 4, BTI_SOV_V1, whole genome shotgun sequence DNA segment encodes these proteins:
- the LOC130471613 gene encoding uncharacterized protein, whose protein sequence is MEYRAYWAIKQLNMDVKLAGEKRLLQLSELDEFWLQAYESACIYKEKTKRWHDSHILQREFALGDKVLLFNSRLKLFPGKHKSRWSGPFTVAMVSKFGSVEVENKNVQNSCIREVRRGHFTVWAFNDVQI, encoded by the exons ATGGAGTATagggcttattgggcaatcaaacaacTCAACATGGATGTTAAgttagccggtgagaagcggctACTACAGTTGAGTGAGCTAGATGAGTTTTGGTTGCAAGCCTATGAGAGTGCCTGTATTTACAAGGAAAAGACTAAGCGATGGCACGATAGTCACATTCTTCAGAGAGAGTTCGCattgggcgacaaggttctactatTTAACTCTAGACTTAAGCTATTTCCTGGAAAACataagtctaggtggtctgggccgttcactgTGGCTATGGTTAGTAAATTCGGGTCAGTCGAAGTGGAAAACAAAAATG TACAAAATTCTTGCATTAGAGAGGTGAGGAGAGGGCATTTTACTGTTTGGGCATTTAATGATGTGCAGATTTAA